From Pseudomonas sp. StFLB209, a single genomic window includes:
- a CDS encoding inorganic phosphate transporter has product MIDLFSGLDPWVLVSLLLALAFVLSFEFINGFHDTANAVATVIYTKAMPPHLAVFASGVFNFLGVLLGGVGVAYAIVHLLPVELLINVNTGHGLAMVFSLLTAAIAWNLGTWYFGIPASSSHTLIGSILGVGLANALINGIPVSEGVNWQKAADIGMSLVFSPLGGFLAAGLVLLVLKWWRPLSKMHKTPEQRRELDDKKHPPFWNRLVLVISAMAVSFVHGSNDGQKGIGLIMLVLIGIVPAQFVLDQNSTTYQIERTRDATLHLSQFYQRNNATLGEFLAMGKTDKGDLPSSAACDPKQTEPTIDALLAKLQGVTDYRALSAEDRIEVRRYLLCLDDTARKVSKLPDLAAREKSDLAKLRKDLTATTEYAPFWVILAVALALGIGTMVGWKRVVLTIGEKIGRQGMTYAQGMSAQITTATAIGLANIFSLPVSTTHILSSGVAGTMVANRSGLQSSTVRTILLAWVLTLPATIALSAGLFWLASKTLV; this is encoded by the coding sequence ATGATCGATTTATTCAGCGGGCTTGATCCCTGGGTGCTTGTGAGTCTGCTGCTCGCCCTGGCATTCGTCCTATCGTTCGAGTTCATCAATGGCTTTCATGACACCGCCAATGCGGTAGCGACAGTCATTTACACCAAGGCCATGCCACCGCATCTGGCGGTCTTCGCCTCCGGCGTCTTCAACTTCCTGGGGGTATTGCTCGGCGGGGTCGGTGTGGCCTATGCGATTGTTCACCTGCTGCCGGTGGAGTTGCTGATCAACGTCAACACCGGCCACGGGCTGGCGATGGTCTTTTCATTGCTGACCGCCGCCATCGCCTGGAACCTCGGCACCTGGTACTTCGGTATCCCGGCTTCCAGCTCGCATACCCTGATCGGTTCGATTCTCGGCGTCGGCCTTGCCAATGCACTGATCAACGGCATCCCGGTGAGCGAAGGCGTCAACTGGCAGAAGGCAGCCGATATCGGCATGTCTCTGGTGTTCTCGCCGCTGGGTGGTTTTCTGGCTGCCGGCCTTGTGCTGCTTGTACTGAAGTGGTGGCGCCCGCTGTCGAAAATGCACAAGACCCCGGAGCAGCGCCGCGAACTCGACGACAAGAAACACCCGCCGTTCTGGAATCGCCTGGTGCTGGTGATTTCCGCCATGGCGGTAAGCTTCGTGCATGGCTCCAACGATGGCCAGAAAGGCATCGGCCTGATCATGCTGGTGCTGATCGGTATCGTGCCAGCACAGTTTGTGCTCGACCAGAACAGCACCACTTATCAGATTGAGCGCACCCGCGACGCCACCCTGCATCTGAGCCAGTTCTACCAGCGCAACAATGCCACTCTGGGCGAGTTCCTCGCCATGGGCAAGACCGACAAAGGCGACCTGCCTTCCAGCGCGGCATGCGACCCCAAACAGACCGAACCGACCATTGATGCGCTGCTGGCCAAGCTTCAGGGGGTGACCGACTACCGGGCACTGAGCGCTGAAGACCGTATCGAAGTACGCCGTTACTTGCTGTGCCTGGACGATACTGCGCGCAAGGTCAGCAAGCTGCCTGATCTGGCCGCCCGCGAGAAATCCGACCTCGCCAAGTTGCGCAAGGACCTGACTGCGACCACCGAATACGCCCCGTTCTGGGTGATTCTGGCGGTCGCCCTGGCGCTGGGTATCGGCACCATGGTCGGCTGGAAACGGGTCGTTCTGACCATCGGCGAGAAAATCGGCCGTCAGGGCATGACCTATGCCCAAGGCATGTCGGCCCAGATCACGACCGCAACGGCTATTGGCCTGGCTAACATCTTCAGCCTGCCAGTATCCACTACCCACATTCTGTCTTCGGGTGTGGCCGGTACCATGGTTGCCAACCGCAGCGGTCTGCAGTCCAGCACCGTGCGTACCATCCTGCTGGCCTGGGTCCTGACCCTGCCAGCGACCATCGCCCTTTCCGCCGGCCTGTTCTGGCTGGCGTCCAAGACGCTGGTCTGA
- a CDS encoding CoA transferase subunit A, with translation MAEIMSLRDAVKQLVNDGDTVALEGFTHLIPSAAGHEIIRQGKRELTLVRMTPDLIYDQLIGAGCVKRLVFSWGGNPGVGSLHRLRDAVEKQWPRPLELEEHSHADLANAYVAGASGLPFAVLRAYAGSDLSKVNPLIKTVTCPFTGEVLAAVPSVRPDVTVIHAQKADRKGNVLVWGILGSQKEAALAAKRCIVTVEEIVDDLQAPMNACVLPTWALSAVCLVPGGAHPSYAHGYYERDNRFYQDWDPIARDRETFQAWIDQYIHGTADFSEFQRKLASAAEAKQ, from the coding sequence ATGGCTGAAATCATGTCTTTACGCGATGCGGTGAAACAACTGGTCAACGATGGCGACACCGTTGCGCTGGAAGGTTTCACTCATCTGATCCCCTCGGCAGCGGGCCACGAAATCATTCGCCAGGGCAAGCGTGAGCTGACTCTGGTGCGGATGACTCCCGACCTGATCTACGATCAGTTGATCGGTGCCGGTTGCGTCAAGCGCCTGGTGTTTTCCTGGGGCGGTAACCCTGGGGTCGGTTCGCTGCACCGCCTGCGTGATGCCGTCGAAAAACAGTGGCCGCGGCCGTTGGAACTTGAAGAGCACAGCCATGCCGACCTGGCCAACGCTTACGTCGCCGGCGCATCGGGGCTGCCGTTCGCGGTACTGCGCGCCTACGCCGGTTCCGACCTGTCCAAAGTTAACCCGTTGATCAAGACAGTCACCTGTCCGTTCACCGGTGAAGTGCTGGCCGCCGTGCCGTCGGTGCGTCCGGACGTCACCGTGATCCATGCGCAAAAGGCCGACCGCAAAGGCAACGTGTTGGTCTGGGGTATTCTCGGTTCGCAGAAGGAGGCGGCCCTGGCGGCCAAGCGCTGCATCGTCACCGTCGAGGAGATCGTCGACGACCTGCAGGCGCCGATGAACGCCTGCGTGCTGCCAACCTGGGCGCTGAGTGCGGTCTGCCTGGTACCCGGCGGTGCGCATCCGTCCTACGCCCACGGCTACTACGAGCGTGACAACCGCTTCTATCAGGACTGGGACCCGATCGCCCGTGACCGTGAGACGTTCCAGGCCTGGATTGACCAATACATCCATGGCACAGCGGATTTCAGTGAATTTCAACGCAAGCTGGCCAGCGCCGCGGAGGCAAAGCAATGA
- a CDS encoding RNA-guided endonuclease InsQ/TnpB family protein: MNHTRTLKLRIKDKHAKTLLAMAREVNMVWNYCNETSHRAIRERHQWLSGFDLQKLTNGLSKCDGVQIGSPTVQQVCEDYAKARKQFKRSRLNWRVSSRSSPKYSLGWIPFKARALQYKNGQIQFAGFRFGLWDSYGLSQYALRAGSFSEDSRGRWYLNICVQVQSKPCIGTAAVGIDLGLKAAATTSEGQVLVGREYRTLEQKLGIAQRAGKRARVRALHARIRNRRKDAQHKFSTALVERCAAIFVGDVASAKLVKTQMAKSTLDAGWGQLKTMLEQKCQRAGVVFEVVAERYTTQTCSCCGSISTSSPKGRAGLRIREWTCVCCGTAHDRDVNAALNILAAGHRRLAVGIPAL, from the coding sequence ATGAACCACACCAGGACCCTCAAACTCCGAATCAAAGACAAGCACGCGAAAACGCTGCTGGCGATGGCGCGCGAGGTCAATATGGTGTGGAACTACTGCAATGAAACGAGTCATCGCGCCATCCGGGAACGCCACCAGTGGCTCTCCGGTTTTGACCTGCAAAAGCTGACCAATGGATTAAGCAAATGCGACGGCGTGCAGATCGGCTCGCCAACCGTGCAGCAGGTTTGCGAGGACTACGCCAAGGCCCGTAAGCAGTTCAAGCGTTCCAGGCTCAATTGGCGGGTGTCCAGCAGGAGCAGCCCCAAATACAGCCTGGGCTGGATTCCATTCAAGGCGCGTGCCTTGCAATACAAGAACGGTCAGATTCAGTTCGCCGGGTTCAGGTTTGGCCTGTGGGACAGCTACGGTTTAAGTCAGTACGCCCTGCGGGCCGGAAGCTTCAGTGAAGATTCCAGGGGGCGCTGGTATCTCAATATCTGCGTGCAGGTTCAGAGCAAGCCGTGCATCGGCACTGCCGCAGTTGGCATCGACCTGGGCCTTAAAGCGGCGGCGACAACGTCTGAGGGCCAGGTGCTGGTCGGGCGCGAATATCGCACCCTGGAGCAGAAACTGGGCATCGCTCAGCGTGCTGGCAAGAGGGCACGTGTTCGCGCCCTCCATGCCAGGATCAGGAACCGGCGCAAGGATGCGCAACACAAGTTCTCAACCGCCCTGGTTGAGCGCTGCGCCGCCATTTTCGTTGGCGATGTAGCCAGCGCCAAACTCGTAAAGACTCAAATGGCCAAATCCACGCTTGATGCAGGATGGGGCCAACTCAAGACAATGCTGGAGCAGAAATGCCAACGGGCAGGCGTTGTTTTTGAGGTTGTAGCCGAGCGCTATACCACCCAGACCTGCTCGTGCTGTGGAAGCATTTCCACCAGCAGTCCGAAAGGTAGAGCTGGTTTGCGAATAAGAGAATGGACCTGCGTGTGCTGCGGTACAGCCCACGACCGCGATGTAAACGCGGCCCTGAACATTCTCGCGGCGGGGCATCGCCGTCTAGCGGTAGGAATCCCCGCTCTTTAG
- a CDS encoding CoA-transferase subunit beta — MTYSTSEMMTIAAARRLNNGSVCFVGIGLPSKAANLARLTSSPDVVLIYESGPIGAKPSVLPLSIGDGELAETADTVVSTSEIFRYWLQGGRVDVGFLGAAQVDRFGNINTTVVGDYHAPKVRLPGAGGAPEIAGSAKSVLIILKQSPRSFVERLDFITSVGHGEGGDSRKRLGLPGAGPVGIITDLCIMEPEQGSNEFVVTTLHPGVTREQVVAATGWPVRFAENVTVSGEPTEVELAALRDLEARTAAAHGQVAGEA; from the coding sequence ATGACTTACTCGACCAGTGAAATGATGACCATTGCCGCCGCGCGTCGTCTCAATAACGGCAGCGTATGCTTCGTGGGCATCGGCCTGCCGTCCAAAGCCGCCAACCTGGCGCGCCTGACTTCCAGCCCTGATGTGGTGTTGATCTACGAGTCAGGCCCGATTGGCGCCAAGCCGAGCGTGCTGCCGCTGTCGATCGGCGACGGTGAACTGGCCGAAACGGCTGACACCGTGGTGTCGACCAGTGAAATTTTCCGCTACTGGCTGCAAGGTGGCCGGGTCGACGTGGGGTTCCTTGGCGCGGCGCAGGTCGACCGCTTCGGCAATATCAACACCACGGTGGTCGGTGACTACCACGCGCCGAAAGTTCGCTTGCCGGGCGCAGGCGGTGCACCGGAGATCGCAGGTTCTGCCAAGTCGGTGCTGATCATCCTCAAGCAGTCACCGCGCTCGTTCGTCGAACGTCTGGATTTCATCACCTCCGTAGGCCATGGCGAAGGCGGCGACTCGCGCAAGCGTCTGGGTCTGCCAGGTGCCGGCCCGGTGGGGATCATCACCGACCTGTGCATCATGGAGCCGGAGCAGGGCAGCAACGAGTTCGTGGTTACTACCCTGCATCCAGGTGTAACCCGTGAGCAGGTGGTTGCAGCCACTGGCTGGCCGGTGCGCTTTGCTGAAAACGTAACGGTATCTGGCGAGCCGACCGAGGTTGAACTGGCCGCCCTGCGTGACCTGGAAGCCCGGACCGCGGCTGCTCATGGTCAAGTGGCAGGAGAAGCCTGA
- the pcaF gene encoding 3-oxoadipyl-CoA thiolase: MMRDVFICDAIRTPIGRFGGGLAGVRADDLAAVPIKALIERNQSVNWQEVDEVFFGCANQAGEDNRNVARMAALLAGLPPSIPGVTLNRLCASGMDAIGTAFRAIAAGEMELVIAGGVESMSRAPFVMGKADAAYSRGMKLEDTTIGWRFINPLMKAQYGVDAMPETADNVADDYNISRADQDAFALRSQQRTAAAQAAGYFAEEIVPVRIAHKKGETIVDTDEHPRAETTLEALARLKPVNGPDKTVTAGNASGVNDGAAALILASAEAVKKHGLTPRARILGMASAGVEPRVMGIGPVPAVRKLVERLGIAVTDFDVIELNEAFASQGLAVLRELGLADDAAQVNPNGGAIALGHPLGMSGARLVLTALHHLEKTGGRKGLATMCVGVGQGLALAIER; this comes from the coding sequence CTGATGCGTGATGTATTCATCTGCGATGCCATCCGCACGCCGATTGGCCGCTTCGGTGGCGGGCTGGCCGGCGTACGCGCTGACGATCTGGCAGCCGTTCCGATCAAGGCGTTGATCGAGCGTAATCAGTCGGTCAACTGGCAGGAGGTCGACGAAGTGTTTTTCGGCTGCGCCAACCAGGCCGGCGAAGACAACCGCAACGTGGCGCGCATGGCAGCGTTGCTGGCCGGCCTGCCGCCAAGCATTCCTGGGGTGACCCTCAATCGCCTGTGCGCATCCGGTATGGATGCTATCGGTACCGCTTTTCGGGCCATCGCTGCCGGTGAAATGGAGCTGGTGATTGCCGGTGGTGTGGAATCGATGTCCCGTGCGCCATTCGTAATGGGCAAGGCCGATGCGGCCTATTCGCGAGGCATGAAGCTGGAAGACACCACCATTGGCTGGCGCTTCATCAACCCGTTGATGAAGGCCCAGTACGGTGTCGATGCGATGCCGGAAACCGCCGATAACGTGGCTGACGATTACAACATTTCCCGCGCCGACCAAGACGCTTTTGCCTTGCGCAGCCAGCAACGTACGGCTGCGGCGCAGGCGGCAGGTTACTTTGCCGAGGAAATAGTGCCGGTACGCATTGCCCACAAAAAGGGCGAGACCATTGTCGACACCGATGAACACCCGCGTGCCGAAACCACGCTGGAGGCGCTGGCACGGCTCAAGCCGGTCAACGGTCCGGACAAGACCGTCACCGCCGGTAATGCTTCAGGGGTCAACGACGGTGCAGCGGCGTTGATCCTGGCGTCCGCCGAAGCGGTCAAGAAACATGGCCTGACCCCGCGTGCGCGGATTCTCGGTATGGCCAGTGCTGGTGTCGAACCCCGGGTCATGGGGATCGGCCCGGTACCTGCGGTGCGCAAACTGGTCGAGCGTCTGGGCATTGCGGTGACTGACTTTGACGTCATCGAACTGAACGAAGCCTTTGCCAGCCAGGGCCTGGCGGTGCTGCGCGAGCTGGGTCTGGCTGACGATGCGGCGCAGGTCAACCCTAACGGCGGCGCCATCGCCCTGGGCCATCCGTTGGGCATGAGTGGCGCGCGTCTGGTGCTGACGGCCTTGCATCATCTGGAAAAGACCGGTGGCCGCAAAGGTCTGGCGACCATGTGTGTCGGCGTGGGCCAAGGCTTGGCACTGGCCATCGAGCGCTGA
- the pcaR gene encoding pca regulon transcriptional regulator PcaR produces MNEELRNSFVSLAPPIVASPARRIQALTGDPDFMTSLARGLAVIHAFQERKRHLTIAQISHRTEIPRAAVRRCLHTLIKLGYATTDGRTYSLLPKVLTLGHAYLSSTPLAVSSQPYLDRMSDQLHEACNMATLEGEDILYIARSATTQRLISVDLSVGGRLPAYCTSMGRILLAALDDVSLREYLDHVDLQPKTSRTIRTVEALYECLQQVRQQGWCIVDQELEQGLRSIAVPVYDASGQVLAALNVSTSAARVARSELEQRFLPIMLDASRELSAQIFT; encoded by the coding sequence ATGAATGAAGAACTGCGCAATTCTTTTGTCTCGCTGGCACCTCCGATCGTGGCTTCACCTGCGCGACGTATTCAGGCGCTGACCGGCGATCCTGATTTCATGACCTCGCTGGCTCGCGGCCTGGCGGTCATTCATGCCTTTCAAGAGCGCAAGCGTCACCTGACCATTGCCCAGATCAGCCACCGTACCGAGATCCCGCGTGCGGCAGTCAGGCGTTGTCTGCACACGCTGATCAAGCTCGGCTACGCAACGACGGACGGTCGCACCTACTCGCTGTTGCCTAAAGTCCTGACGCTGGGGCATGCCTACCTGTCGTCCACCCCGCTGGCAGTGTCTTCGCAACCCTATCTGGACCGCATGAGCGATCAGTTGCATGAGGCCTGCAATATGGCCACGCTGGAGGGCGAGGACATTTTGTATATCGCCCGCTCGGCGACCACTCAGCGCTTGATCTCGGTAGACCTCTCGGTGGGTGGGCGACTGCCGGCCTATTGCACGTCCATGGGGCGGATTCTGCTGGCGGCACTCGACGACGTGTCGCTGCGTGAATACCTCGACCATGTCGACCTGCAACCCAAAACCAGCCGGACCATCCGTACTGTTGAAGCGCTTTATGAATGCCTGCAGCAGGTTCGTCAGCAAGGCTGGTGCATTGTCGATCAGGAACTGGAGCAAGGCCTGCGCTCGATCGCCGTGCCGGTGTATGACGCTTCCGGCCAAGTACTGGCGGCACTGAACGTCAGCACCAGTGCCGCGCGAGTGGCGCGTAGCGAACTGGAACAGCGCTTTTTACCGATCATGCTCGACGCCAGCCGGGAACTGAGCGCGCAGATTTTTACCTGA
- the adeC gene encoding AdeC/AdeK/OprM family multidrug efflux complex outer membrane factor, with protein MSKSLISLAVTAFILGGCSLIPEYQQPAAPVAAQYPQGPAYGPAEAANMAAAEQGWRQFFRDPALQQLIQTSLENNRDLRVAALNIDAYRAQYRIQRSDLFPAVSATGSGSRQRMPADMSSTGQSSITSSYSATLGVSAYELDLFGRVRSLSEQALQTYFASEEARRSTQISLVASVANAYLTWQADKELLKLTQDTLKTYEESLRLTSRSNEVGVASALDLSQARTSVESAKARLAQYQRLVAQDQNNLTLLLGTGLPANLPEAQPLSADLLSEMPAGLPSDLLQRRPDILQAEHNLKAANANIGAARAAFFPSISLTANAGSISPDLSGLFKGGSGTWLFQPSINLPIFNAGNLRASLDYSKIQKEINVANYEKAIQTAFQEVSDGLAARKTYDEQLQAQRDYVAASQDYYRLAERRYRIGIDSNLTFLDSQRSLFSAQQTLITDRLSQLTSEVNLYKALGGGWYENSGQIQPLAKEKPSVQLF; from the coding sequence ATGAGCAAGTCCCTGATCTCTCTGGCAGTCACCGCGTTCATTCTCGGCGGCTGCTCGCTGATTCCCGAATATCAGCAGCCGGCCGCTCCGGTGGCCGCGCAATACCCGCAAGGTCCGGCTTATGGGCCGGCCGAAGCGGCCAACATGGCAGCAGCCGAACAAGGCTGGCGGCAGTTCTTCCGCGACCCTGCGTTGCAGCAACTGATCCAGACCTCGCTGGAAAACAACCGCGACCTGCGCGTCGCGGCGTTGAACATCGATGCTTATCGCGCGCAGTACCGCATTCAGCGTTCTGACCTGTTCCCGGCGGTCTCGGCCACCGGCAGCGGCAGTCGCCAGCGCATGCCGGCCGACATGTCCAGCACCGGCCAGTCGAGCATCACCAGCAGCTATTCGGCCACCCTGGGCGTCAGCGCCTATGAGCTGGACCTGTTTGGTCGGGTGCGCAGCCTCAGTGAACAGGCCTTGCAGACCTACTTCGCCAGCGAAGAAGCGCGACGCTCGACCCAGATCAGCCTGGTCGCCAGCGTTGCCAACGCTTACCTGACCTGGCAGGCCGACAAGGAACTGCTCAAGCTGACCCAGGACACCCTCAAGACCTATGAGGAAAGCCTGCGTCTGACCAGCCGTAGCAACGAAGTGGGTGTGGCCTCGGCGCTGGACCTGAGCCAGGCGCGTACGTCGGTGGAAAGCGCCAAGGCACGGCTGGCCCAGTATCAGCGTCTGGTTGCCCAGGATCAGAATAACCTGACCCTGCTGTTGGGCACCGGCCTGCCGGCCAACCTGCCTGAAGCCCAGCCATTGAGTGCCGACCTGCTCAGCGAAATGCCGGCCGGCCTGCCATCGGATCTGCTGCAACGCCGCCCGGATATTCTCCAGGCCGAGCATAACCTCAAGGCGGCCAACGCCAATATCGGTGCAGCCCGTGCAGCGTTCTTCCCAAGCATCAGCCTGACCGCCAATGCCGGATCAATCAGCCCTGATCTGTCGGGGCTGTTCAAGGGTGGTTCGGGTACCTGGTTGTTCCAGCCGAGTATCAACCTGCCGATCTTCAACGCTGGCAACCTGCGGGCCAGCCTGGATTACTCGAAAATCCAGAAAGAGATCAACGTTGCCAACTATGAGAAGGCGATCCAGACGGCGTTCCAGGAAGTGTCCGATGGCCTGGCAGCACGCAAGACCTATGACGAGCAGTTACAGGCACAGCGTGACTACGTGGCTGCCAGTCAGGACTACTATCGTCTCGCAGAACGTCGCTACCGGATCGGGATCGACAGCAACCTGACGTTCCTGGACTCACAACGTTCGTTGTTCAGTGCCCAGCAGACGCTGATTACTGATCGTCTGTCGCAGCTGACCAGTGAGGTCAATCTGTACAAGGCGCTCGGTGGCGGCTGGTACGAGAACAGCGGGCAGATTCAGCCGCTGGCCAAGGAAAAACCTTCGGTGCAGTTGTTCTGA
- a CDS encoding MFS family transporter: MATTMHYTGEERRKRIFAIVGASSGNLVEWFDFYIYAFCAIYFAPAFFPSDDPTVQLLNTAGVFAAGFLMRPIGGWLFGRVADKHGRKNSMLISVSMMCAGSLVIACLPTYASIGAWAPALLLVARLIQGLSVGGEYGTTATYMSEVALRGQRGFFASFQYVTLIGGQLLAVLTVVILQQFLSTEELRAYGWRIPFVIGACAAVIALLLRRSLNETTTAESRDDKDAGSVAALFKHHKAAFITVLGYTAGGSLIFYTFTTYMQKYLVNTGGMEPKTASFIMTGVLFLYMCMQPLFGMLADRIGRRNSMLWFGALGTLCTLPILTALKSVESPFMAFVLITLALAIVSFYTSISGLVKAEMFPPQVRALGVGLAYAVANAVFGGSAEYVALNFKSQGVENYFYWYVTIMMAVAFLFSLRLPKQPAYLHHDH; the protein is encoded by the coding sequence ATGGCAACCACCATGCATTACACCGGCGAAGAGCGCCGCAAACGAATCTTCGCTATCGTGGGGGCCTCTTCGGGCAACCTGGTCGAATGGTTCGACTTCTATATCTACGCTTTTTGCGCCATCTACTTTGCGCCGGCGTTCTTTCCCTCCGACGACCCTACCGTGCAGTTGCTCAATACCGCTGGTGTCTTCGCTGCCGGATTTCTGATGCGGCCGATTGGCGGCTGGCTGTTTGGCCGGGTCGCCGACAAGCACGGGCGCAAGAACTCCATGCTGATTTCGGTGAGCATGATGTGTGCAGGCTCGCTGGTGATCGCCTGTTTGCCGACCTATGCCTCCATCGGCGCCTGGGCACCGGCCTTGCTATTGGTCGCGCGCCTGATCCAGGGATTGTCGGTCGGTGGTGAATACGGCACCACGGCAACTTACATGAGTGAAGTGGCCCTGCGCGGGCAGCGCGGCTTCTTTGCCTCGTTCCAGTACGTGACGCTGATTGGCGGTCAGTTGCTGGCGGTGCTGACGGTGGTCATTCTTCAGCAGTTTCTCAGCACCGAGGAACTGCGTGCCTACGGCTGGCGGATTCCGTTCGTGATCGGTGCCTGTGCGGCAGTCATTGCGCTGTTGCTGCGCCGCAGCCTGAACGAAACCACTACCGCCGAAAGCCGCGATGACAAAGACGCCGGCAGCGTGGCTGCGTTGTTCAAACACCATAAAGCAGCGTTTATCACGGTATTGGGTTACACCGCCGGTGGTTCGCTGATTTTCTATACCTTCACCACTTACATGCAGAAGTACTTGGTCAACACCGGTGGAATGGAGCCCAAGACCGCCAGCTTCATCATGACCGGGGTGCTGTTTTTGTACATGTGCATGCAGCCGCTGTTCGGCATGCTGGCCGATCGTATTGGCCGACGTAATTCGATGCTGTGGTTCGGCGCGTTGGGGACTCTGTGCACGCTGCCGATTCTGACCGCGTTGAAAAGCGTCGAAAGCCCGTTCATGGCGTTCGTGTTGATTACCCTGGCGTTGGCCATTGTCAGTTTCTATACGTCGATCAGCGGCCTGGTCAAAGCGGAGATGTTCCCGCCTCAGGTACGTGCGCTGGGTGTTGGCCTGGCTTATGCCGTGGCCAATGCAGTGTTTGGTGGCTCGGCGGAATATGTGGCGCTGAACTTCAAGAGCCAGGGGGTGGAAAACTACTTCTACTGGTATGTGACGATCATGATGGCCGTGGCGTTTCTGTTCAGCCTGCGGCTGCCGAAACAGCCGGCCTATTTGCATCATGATCATTGA
- a CDS encoding helicase HerA-like domain-containing protein, whose product MPDTVQLVLGADPYGQPVGQDLRLANRHGLIAGATGTGKTVTLQRLSEAFSDAGVAVFAADIKGDLCGLGAAGNAQGKVAERIAGMPWLGHRPQGYPLVLWDIDGKSGHPLRTTLSEMGPLLLGNLLALTDSQQSALYAAFKVADREGLLLLDLKDLKALLNHLREHPNLLGEDAALLTAPSSQALQRRLAGLEQQGAEALFGEPALQLQDILQPASDGRGRIHLLDASRLVHEAPKVYATFLLWLLAELFEQLPERGDADKPVLALFFDEAHLLFGNTPQALQQRLEQVVRLIRSKGVGVYFVTQSPGDLPDAILAQLGLRIQHGLRAFTAKEQRALRAVAEGFRPNPQFNSLSVLTELGIGEALVGTLQSKGTPAMVQRVLIAPPQSRIGPLNESERAAWVRQSPLAGHYDQAFDRESAYERLAVRSVAAPAGEPPEPTASSGADDFGDKAGAFLGALAGRAMKNAMRQAANQLGRQLLRGVMGSLLGASKKRR is encoded by the coding sequence ATGCCCGATACTGTGCAACTGGTGCTGGGCGCAGATCCGTACGGACAACCGGTCGGTCAGGATCTGCGTCTGGCCAATCGACACGGGCTGATCGCTGGCGCGACCGGCACTGGCAAGACCGTCACTTTGCAGCGCCTGAGCGAAGCCTTCAGTGATGCCGGGGTGGCGGTGTTCGCCGCTGATATCAAGGGCGATCTGTGCGGCCTGGGCGCTGCTGGCAATGCGCAAGGCAAAGTGGCTGAGCGCATTGCCGGCATGCCCTGGCTGGGGCATCGGCCGCAAGGCTATCCTTTGGTACTTTGGGATATCGATGGCAAGTCTGGCCATCCACTGCGTACCACCCTCAGCGAAATGGGACCGTTGTTGCTCGGCAACCTGCTGGCGTTGACCGACAGTCAGCAGTCGGCGCTGTATGCCGCTTTCAAGGTCGCCGACCGGGAAGGTTTGTTGTTGCTGGATCTCAAGGACCTCAAGGCGCTGCTCAATCATCTGCGCGAGCACCCGAACCTGCTGGGCGAAGACGCGGCATTACTGACCGCGCCCTCCAGCCAGGCATTACAGCGCCGTCTGGCAGGGCTTGAGCAGCAGGGCGCCGAGGCGCTGTTTGGTGAACCGGCGTTACAGTTGCAGGACATTCTGCAGCCGGCCAGTGATGGTCGCGGGCGTATTCATTTGCTCGACGCCAGCCGCCTGGTGCACGAGGCACCGAAGGTCTATGCGACCTTTCTGCTCTGGCTGTTGGCCGAGTTGTTCGAGCAATTGCCCGAGCGCGGTGATGCCGATAAACCGGTGCTGGCGTTGTTCTTTGACGAGGCGCATCTGTTATTTGGCAATACACCGCAGGCGCTGCAGCAGCGGCTGGAGCAGGTGGTGCGATTGATCCGCTCCAAAGGTGTCGGGGTGTATTTCGTCACTCAGTCGCCCGGTGACTTGCCGGATGCGATTCTTGCTCAGTTGGGGTTGCGTATCCAGCATGGCCTGCGGGCTTTCACCGCCAAAGAACAACGCGCCTTGCGCGCCGTGGCTGAAGGTTTCAGGCCTAACCCGCAGTTCAACAGCCTGTCGGTACTGACGGAGCTGGGCATTGGTGAAGCACTGGTCGGTACGCTGCAGAGCAAGGGCACCCCAGCCATGGTACAGCGAGTATTGATTGCCCCGCCGCAGTCACGCATCGGTCCGCTTAATGAGTCTGAGCGAGCGGCATGGGTGCGCCAGTCTCCTTTGGCCGGGCACTATGACCAGGCATTTGATCGCGAGTCTGCCTATGAGCGGCTGGCGGTGCGCAGCGTGGCCGCGCCTGCTGGCGAACCGCCTGAGCCAACGGCATCGTCAGGTGCGGATGACTTCGGTGACAAGGCCGGGGCTTTTCTCGGCGCTCTGGCGGGCAGGGCAATGAAAAACGCCATGCGTCAGGCCGCCAATCAGTTGGGCCGTCAGTTGTTGCGTGGGGTTATGGGGTCATTGCTGGGCGCCAGCAAGAAGCGCCGCTGA